From a single Pyruvatibacter sp. genomic region:
- a CDS encoding TIGR02300 family protein encodes MPKPEWGTKQLCPECGAKFYDFKKDPIHCPKCDYEWPQAAPPKPRRGAKAKAKEAEAKEAEEEEAEELEDEDDVEDDGTESLDEVATGEKKTSSGRKRAPSLDDDEDEDEEDDDDLPDLGDDDIDTDLDDDDEDDDTFLTDDDEDDDDLSDVIPGKKDND; translated from the coding sequence GTGCCAAAGCCCGAATGGGGAACGAAGCAGCTTTGTCCTGAATGCGGGGCGAAGTTCTATGACTTCAAGAAAGATCCCATCCATTGCCCGAAATGCGACTACGAATGGCCCCAGGCAGCACCGCCAAAGCCGCGTCGTGGCGCCAAGGCAAAAGCCAAGGAAGCCGAAGCCAAGGAAGCCGAAGAAGAAGAGGCTGAGGAACTGGAAGACGAGGACGATGTTGAGGACGACGGCACCGAAAGCCTCGACGAGGTGGCGACCGGCGAGAAAAAGACATCATCCGGGCGCAAGCGCGCACCCAGCCTTGACGATGATGAGGACGAGGATGAAGAGGACGATGACGATCTGCCGGATCTGGGCGACGACGATATAGATACCGACCTTGATGACGATGACGAGGACGACGACACTTTCCTCACCGATGATGATGAGGACGACGATGACCTGTCAGACGTCATCCCCGGTAAGAAAGATAACGACTAG